The Caenorhabditis elegans chromosome I genome includes the window AGTTTATCACttgattcttaatttttttcttgaaaactagtCAGCGAAAAATTAACAGATCTGTTAAAAAGATCACAGTATGCACTGACCTATATTACTATCAAATGTCACACCGCAACTGTTATTCTAATCAGATTCTCTTGGCTAGCGGTTCAAGATCTTTGAATTAATAATATATGCTTAAATTCAACGCGACTCATTTTAATTATGTGTTTGCTGAATTCAGTCGTCTATCAGACAATGGAGATTCGGGCCGGTTTTTGTAATTGCCTTCAAGTAAagctttcgaatttttcttatCGTGATGAGCCATTATCAAACTCGATACATATTCAATTAAGCTTTAATGCTCTCGAAGAACAATTGATCAATTGAACTCATTGTATTGATAATCAGAATTGAGTCAGAAACTTTGTTGACTGCGAGTAATTTGATGTGTTGTCTGATTAGAGCAGAAACCACACATCTGCTCACAGAATTGGCTTTTTGAGCTTTCATTAGCTTTAATTATTATCAGATTCCTaaagtatttttcattttattatcTATTCAAAGCGAAATGAGTCAGCTCACTGCTGAAGAGCTTGACAGTCAGAAATGCGCCTCTGAAGGTCTCACCAGTGTTTTGACATCTATTACCatgaaatttaactttttattcaTTACAACAGTTATTTTACTCAGTTATTGCTTTACTTGGCTAGCTATCCGAGCTCTTTGGAAGAATAATATATTCTCAAATTCAACGCGGCTAATTTTAATTGCATGTTTGCTGAATTCAGTTGTCCATCAGACTACGATGCTGGAGTCACGGGTTGGTTTTGTTTTGTATCACATGTGCGGGCAGCTTTTACAGCAGGGGTGTgaggcaaatttgccgaatttgcagtttggcgagcacggcaaatttcgaactttgccgcactcatcaaaaattttataatatgtacaattttgacgacaactattgattttgtcccctaaaatttaattaaatgacacaaaatttagttttttcaaattctgaagcAGACACACTACACGGAGAAGAGAGAAACGAGAGATTTTGAGAAACAAGATGTGTATcgagaattcagtagttttggtgcttccaaaaaacatcattatcaaatttttcggagtttgttAATCACGGCAACtctgccgaatttgccgaaattctgggatttgccgcacacccctatTTCCTTAAAAACGTTGCCAATGAGTGTCTAAAGTTTGTTTCAGATGCGTCAAACTTACCGAAGCTTTGTTTTTGCATCCGAACCTTGCAATCTATTATATCGCTCATCCGATTGTGTCTTTGAACTTCATTCCTATTACCTCACTGGCTATTTCTCCACTTATTCAGTTTGCTCTCTCGCTTTTGACAGGttagattttcattttatcgccatgtttcaaatttattggGTTTAAGATTGGTATCACACTACAAATCAAAATTCTACCACACGCATCAATACTTCATCGCAGTATCTCTGCTAGTCCTTCAGCTTCTTCTCACACTCGTATCGTTTTATATTGCATATTATGGAGTCCATCTTGCAGGTTATGTGCCAGTGTGCATTCATTATCCAAGATTAGCTGTACACTATAGCACAGTTAACACTGTTCGCACTGTAGTCATGGTTTGCTGCCTTGTAGTCACAGGGTTTATATACTATCTTAGCGTAAAGTCAGAGAAACAGTAAGTGCGCTAAAGTTTAATattcttttaaataaaaaaaaaattttgtttcagaatccAAAAAAGCAGTTATTCCCCTGGAAAACGATATACTGCATACGAAAATGTTACAACATCCCAATCAGTGTGCATTTTGATTGTTCTCAAGCTTTTCTGTAATATGCTATCGTCAATTGGAATCAATTTGCTTCTGCTGATGGGAGAAGTTGTGTCAGAGGGAACATTTGTTCTAGTAGCTTTGTTCCTACCGGTGAAAAAGTTTTGTCGCTAAGcatgttaaaattttcttattttcagggAGTGACCTACGCGAATCTATGCCTTCCGCTTGTCATCTacttcaaaacaaaactaatAATTCGAAATAGGAAATTTCGAATCGCAGTAATGACATCAATGTATGGTGATGCCGGAGAGCATATTGATCGACTGAAGAAGAGTTGGGAGTAATGATATTAAAAAACTGTTAATTTGTGTTCCAAATAAATTCGGCAGATTTGCCGTACACCTCCACTCTGGACTGTTATTGAAAGTTTTACGGGTGTCTGAAAAGCCGAAAATACGTTTCAGCAGTTTCTCATGATAattgttctaaattttgtgTAACTACGAACAGTAACATAATAGTATCAGCAACATTTGATGTCACGAGCAGAAAgttattttgacattttttactCATCACTCCCAAGAGGGGCGGCGTCAAAGTCTATTCATTAGACGCATCAAGCAAGAACTGCCTTTTGTAGACACTTACCGCATGATATTTACCGTCAACGCTATCATTAATTTCATCCTttggatctgaaaatattattcaaaatacgCTTATTCTTCTCTTTAACTACACTcacaaaatgaacaaaaccGCCGAAGACCTGCTCGACAGTTTGAAGTGTGCTTCAAAAGATCTTTCCAGTGCTCTGACCTCTGTTACAATTAAGTTTAACTGTATATTCATTTCAACAATTGTTTTAATCagttattgttttattttgctAGCAATTCAAGCTCTTTTGAGgcataatatattttcaaattccacaaGGCTAATTTTAATAGTGTGCTTGTTGAATTCAGTGGTCCACCAGACAACGATGATGGAGACGCGGGTTAGACTTACCAcaactgtttaaaaaacttacactAAGAATTTCAGGTGCGTCAAATTTACCGAAGCTTCCTTTTTGCATCCGATCCTTGCAAACTACTATATCGCTCATCCGACTGTGTCGTTGACCTCTATTTCTTTTTCCTCACTGGATATTTCTCCAcctattcagttttttctctCACTTCTGACAGGTTagcgttttattttttatgatcATGCTTCAAATTTATTGGGTTTAAGATTGGTATCACACTACAAATCAAAATTCTACCACACGCATCAATACTTTATCGCGATTTCTCTGCTAGTCATCCAGCTTCTGCTCACACTCGTATCATTCTACATCGCATTCTATGGAGTCTCGTTAGCTGGTTATGTGTCAGTGTGCATTCAGTATCCGAAAGCAGCTGTGCAATATGGCACAATCAACACCGTTCGCACTATGGTCATGGTTTGCTGTCTTATAGTCACGGGGTTTACATATTATCTAAGCGTGAAGTCAGAGAAACAGTAAGTGCTTCAGCGATACTTATTGGAGGAGTGTAACCTGTTGTAACCTTGCTCTACCTTGCTACGACTGACAGACATAGCAACATGTTTTAAACGTAGTGTGTTTCATGTGTTTTttgcatgcaaaactaattttcaacttgtccgtaggggtgcaagactataTATacagtttgaaatatttttgcaccaaatttttaaaaacttgactAATTACAGTTGCCTTATTACCTATCAAGCAATATAGATCTCAATTCAATAATgtgttttatttcagaatccaaaaaatcagttATTCTCCTGGAGAGCGATATTCTGCATACGAGAATATTACAACATCCCAATCAGTGTGTATTTTCATTATTCTTCAGCTTTCATGCGTTATGCTAACGTCAATCGGAATGAATTTGCTTCTGATGATGGGAGAAGCAATGTCAGAAGGAACATTCACCACGATTGCATTGTTCCTACcggtgagattttttttacaaatcaaGTGTCTTCATATAAATATTTACGAATTTTCAGGGCATAACCTACGCTAACTTATGTCTTCCACTTGTCATCTACTTCAAGACAAAGCTTACTAttcgaaatcgaaaatttcgaattgcAGTCATGACATCCATGTATGGAGATGCCGGAGAGCATATTGCTCGGCTGAAGAAGAGTTGGGAATAATGATAAAACgtgttcaattttatttttgatactAACTTGTACTCAGAAAGTTGTACTACGTTTATGACAGAAGGCGAGGCAAGacgatttttctgtttttttgttgagttaATTGTCTACCgaaattattgtaaaaaacCTGAAtgtttctattaatttttatttgctaACATTAAAGCTACCTTATTAGAGGTTCTTATTGgttcttatttttcagaccGTTGtgctctaatttttttcaatttagttttattttttctcaagttaaaataaattgtttacTGTCCGTTTTTGTGCATTGAATAAAAGTAACTATAAAATTTGATCTTACAAACAGAAAGTTATTCTGATATTCTGACTTGACACAACCTTACTCATCACTCCCAAGTGACCCGCCATCAAGGTCTATTCATTAGAAGAATCTCAGAACTTTTCTGATTTGTAGACACTTACCCCGTGATATGTAATTTTCACTACCGTTGATCACTTGGTTTTGAGAATAGCTTTTAAAGAACGctttttcttccgtttttaaaaacactcacaaaatgaacaaaaccGCCGAAGAGCTGCTCGACAGTTTAAAGTGTGCTTCAGACGGTCTAGCCAGTGCTCTGACCTCTGTTACACTTAAATTTAACTGTGCATTCATTTCAACAATTGTTCTAATCAGTTACTGTTTTTCTTGGCTAGCAATTCAAGCTCTTTGGAATAATAATATATTCTCAAATTCAACAAGACTAATTTTAATAGTGTGTTTGCTGAATTCAGTCGTTCATCAGACGACGGTGATGGAGACACGggtttgttttgtttttttttcaatctcagctgttgaaatctttttttaaaacatgatAAGGTAAAATTGTTTGAGATTGaaacatacatttttacaGAGCTTCAGACTTCTTTTTAACTATTTATAAATTAGATTTCAGATCACCCAGATATACCGAAGCATCGTGTTTGCCTCAGAACCTTGCGAGATATTATTCCGCTCATCAGAGTGTGAAATTGAACTGTACTTCTATTACCTCACAAACTACTTTTCCACGTATTCAGTTTTCTCTCTCACGTTTGACAGGTTAGATTGGTCTTTCACGCGCATAGAATTCATAGAGTTTTAGATTGATATCTCACTACAAGTCAAAATACTACCACATGCATCAATACTTTATTGCGATATCCCTGCTAGTCCTCCAGTTTCTTCTCGCAATCTTATCATTTTATATTGCATACCATGGAGTCCCACTAGCTGGTTATGTGCCAATGTGCAACTACTACCCAAAAATGGCGGTACACCATATCACTATTAACGACGTACGCACGGTAGTTATGGTATCATGCATTATAGTCACGGGGTTCGCATACTATCTTAGTGTAAAGTCAGAGAAACAGTGAGTGCGCTAAAGTTTACAACTCTTCTAAATATGTTTTGTCTTAGAATCCAGAAATGCAGTTATTCCCCTGGAGAACGATATTCTGCATATGAGAATGTTACAACATCGCAATCAGTGTGCATATTAATTGTTCTTCAATTCTCATGCACCATGATATCGTCATTCGGAGTGAATCTGCTCTTGATGATGCAAGAAGCAGTGTCAGAGGAAACATTCACAAAAGTTGGTGCGTTCCTTCCGGTGAGTCGATTGTTTTTTTACTTTCCATATTCCGATTTTCAGGGAGTAGCCTACGCGAATCTATGCCTTCCACTTGCCATCTACTTCAAGACAAAACTAACTATTCAAAACAGGAAATTACGAATTGCAGTAATGATATCAATGTATGGAGATGTCGGAGAACATATTGCTCGGCTGAAGAAGAGTTGGGaatattgataattttaatgttCTAAATTTACTGATGAATTGCTTATTGTCAACAACTTCAAATTTGATATTACAAAACAGGCAGTCATTGTGACTTGACACTCCTTActtgtaagatttttttaaagtacgcttcttcttcttcctttcTTAAAAACAAATACGTAATGAACAAAACCGTGTTTGGTAACCAAActacttttccattttttgtgcgATTTGCCTGAAGCCCGATACTCAGCACTCCCAAGTGACTCGCCGCCAAAGCTCATTCGTTAGAAGCACTCAGTCTGTGTAATTATCAAAATACCTTCCTTGTTTTCTCGCTTCtccttttcattttattctaaTATACTCTATTTGCCCAACTAAGAACGAATGAACAAAACTGCTGAAGAGATCGTCGAGAGCCGAAGATGCGCTTCCGAAGGTCTCACCAATGCATTGACCTCGATTACAGTGAAAATGAGCTCTGTACTCGTTGTGACAGTAATCCTCCTAAGCTACTATTTTGCTCGGTTGGCAATTCGAActctttggaaaaataatatattttcaaattcaacaagGCTTATTCTGCTCGTTTGTTTATTGAATTCAATAATTCATCAGACAACGATGTTGGAAATACGGGttagttttggtttttatgtaaaaaaaggTTCTTCGCTTTTTGTGATCACATGCTTATCAGAAGATGATTAGAGCTTATTCTTTTCTGATTATCAGTTGAGAGGTGTTTATGTTATGCCTTAAAACTGATTAAGCAGAGCATATTATTAGACACGTATTAAATTTTACTGACTTTTTAGTTAGTAACACGGTGGATGTTTAGCCTGCGCTGGGTCGTTTTTGGGGGATCCCGAAAGAAGACAATAGCACTGTGATTATTGTTTTACAATAGTAAATTATCAGCTCACTCAATGAAccgaatttctgaaaatttcgttaTTCCAAAATTCAGATCCGCCAGATATACCGAAGTATAGTTTTTGCATCCGAGCCTTGCCGCTTACCATTCCACTTCACGGAATGTGAAGTTGAACTATTTGTATACTACCTGACCACATATTTCTCGACCTACTCAGTATTTTCATTGGCTTTTGACAGGTTTAACCACTATTTCAGCACTTCCATATCTTCTGATTTCAGACTGATATCTTGCTACACTCCAAAATACTACCTATCTCATCAGTACTACGTCTCCATTTTCCTGCTTTTCATCCAACTCATTTTCACACTCGGCACGTATTATGTTGGATTATATGGAGTTCCACCACTTGGCTATGAACCATTTTGCAATTATGCCCCAAAACTCGCAACTAATTTCGTGAAAATCAATGATTTTCGCACTCTGATCATGGGTATCTGCATTATAGTCACTGTATTTGTCTACTACCTCAGCGTGAAGTCCGAGAAACAGTGAGTTGTTTTTGAATACTGGAAAGTTTACGATGTTTCCTGTTTGAGgtctctgaaatttcagaatccaGCAGACTAGTTATTCACCTGGAGAACGATACATAGCTTATGAGAATGTTGCGGCATCTCAATCAGTGTGTATATTGATTGTTCTACAGTTCGCCTGCATTCTGATTTCTTCACTTGGCGTTAATTATTTGAGAATATTCAAAAGTACATTGTCGGATGAGGAGTACAATAAACTTGCTCCATTTTTCGTGGTGAGTTTATGTATATGAGTATTGTTGAATCCTTGTATCGTAGTTTTAGAACTAGTAGTGTAAAATTATTGTAACAAGACAAAAATCATAGGAactcaaaaatatatgtacCTCAAGAACAGGCGTTGGATTGCCCAAAATTCGGAAACAGGTAGTCTTTTAGACGTCTTCCGAATTCCGATAAAAATTTGCCAGCCTCACTGACTTTAAAAGACCAAATTCTAtattgaaacttctcaaaaaactctaaattttctaatggcgaaaaataaaaaaaattctaatggcggttcaacttttttatgtTCAATCTCGACAACTTAGTACATATGTATAACAGTTTTATTCAATAGGTAATCAAACTCAATTATCTATTATTTCTTGGAGCAGCACTCCTCTCAAATTTAACTTAacataattcaattttcagggaGTGACCTATGCGAATCTATGCCTTCCACTTGTCATTCACTGCAAAACAAAACTGACAATTCGAAATAGGAAACTTCGGATTGGAGTGATGACGTCAATGTATGGAGATGTTGGAGAGCATATCAATCGGCTTAAGAAGAGCTGGGAATAATGATAATTACACTATTAATTCtgtgaaacttttgaataatcGGAATTTCCCAAAACTTCATCTGACAGTTCTCAGATAAATCGAACCACGCAGGCGCCGCTCCAAACCACGCAGGCAACGCGTACAAACCACGCTCAAGAATGCCAGTCCCTGCGTGGTTTCAACGCGTTGCCTGCGTGGATTGAAGGCGACGCCTGCGTGGTCTTGCAGCAATGGCAGTACGCAGCCCGCTCCTTCCCCTTCCTACCGTTTCACCATCTAAGACGCAGATTTCgattgtttttcaaacatattgtttatttacaaactacaaaaacaaaaaaattacaaaaaaaagttacaatcgAATATTTAGGAAACTTAGGTTTAGAAGAAATTTAAGAATCACAAAAACTATTCAGGACAACCTGTCAGAGGTATCGGGAAATATTGGTAAGTTTTAGATGGTCTTGGGGAAGGATGGGCGTTTTTGGGAGTTAATATACAAAATAGAAAGGAGAAGCAataaattagataaaaataataagaattaTGAGACATTCGAAAAGTAGAAGAAGTAATTATCTATTGTGATCCGGAAGTGGCGGAGCAAACACTTCGAACATCCCAAATAATTAACACGCGATAGGCCACTGGTAACTAGACTTCCGAGAGTTTCCTGGAGATGCATAGCAGTGATTCCAGTATAGATTTCATGCGGAACAGCAAGTGGAGTGAGGCTAAAATTGAACATTACTTTCATCAACCATTTTCTTTACAACTTACTTGAAATTCTGTGGATTGTCTTTCATTCGTACATTGCAATCATTACTAATGCGAATTTTCGTCTTATATCCCATTGGTGGATACGTGGTCCAGTTGTCACAGCAAGATCCACAGACTGCTGATCCACACGTTCTACAGAAATGTAGTCTTAATCCGACAATTTTCCTCTGCCACATTGCTAGAAGATTCCAGAAGAACGGCTGATTGCATTCTTGACAACAATTCGAAGTTTTCCATTCAGGCGTCTCAACTCTCTTGCAATTCATATCCCAGCACATGAGTTTTCCGTGTTCGTCAGCCGAGAAGAGACGTTTGGCTGCTGGAGCTGCGTAgagttttgtgatttttccattGTGTCCTTTTCCGATTTCTCACATTGCATTATGATGAGATGATCACTGCTTCCAGAATACAAAACTTTCTAATTTCCATCCCATGTGAGCGAGGTGATTGCATCTGAAAGGAACACATTGAATTTCAGGAAATACTGGAATGTTATACTTAATCACACGGTATTTCTTGTACTCGAAGAATGAAATGAAGTCAGTCTTGTCACGAGCTCCAGAATATTGAGGGAAGACACCATCCTTGAcgctgagaaaaaaaaagatttttgtagaaataaataattttcgaaaactcacTGATAAATTGTTGGAAGAGCTGTGACGAGGAATCTACAGGAAAGTCCTGGATTGACGGTAACATCGACTTCTCCGACCTTGATTCCGAGAtcatggggggggggggttggCATATTTAGCTGAAAACATATATTTAGTTTCGTTAAGACGTGGAAAACAAACATTAAAGTTCTTTTCgcaagaaaaaaacggaacaTTCCattaaattaggaaaaaaaaattagacgaaaaggttgtccgagaggagtacgcAGCCATTGGCCTAGGAATCCCGAGCGTGGCTGAACGTTGGCTGCTTGCGTGGTATGTAGACGTTGCCTGCGTGGTTCCTAGGCGTCACCTGCGTGCTTTTGGTTGCCTGAGTGGTCTTGACGCGTTGCCTGCGTGGTGGGCAGTCACCTGCGTGGTTTGGAGCGGTGCCTGCATGGTTCGATTTATCTGAGTTGTGAATAATACAAAGACAACTGCTCCATTgcatttcagatttattttaaCGGAGCAAGATGTGGAGTTGGAGAATCAGTGGGTAAAAGTGTGTTAAGTTGAgcaagaatttaaaaataattaattatattGATGGATTACATTTCTTTTAATTAGAATTCACTTGTTAATTCAGTGGTTAAATGTGTGACttgatttgaatttcagaaaaaaataaaactggtAATATCTACCACTCCTCATAATCCTCCTCCTCTACCGTCACTTCTTCTTCtgccttcttcttctccaccACTCCAAATGTTCCCTGTGTAGGTCCATATCCAGTATCCACCAACTCAAAGCCTTGCTTCATCGAATCGACTTGCTCATTCAACTTTAGATGTTCCTCCATCCAGCGCTGCAATATCTCAtgtcttatttttttaacatgcATAGCTATTCCTACCGTATCAGCAAACCGCAGTCCTCTGATTGTGTTTTGGAGATCGCATATATCCACATACTGCTTGCAATTCTcgtcctgaaaatttcaataaaaactcacggttccaaaataaaaatacaactcACCATAAGATTTTGCTCTCGAATCGTCGAGTCGGATTTCCAGGTCTGTAAGCTCTCCAGCTCCTCGGAATTTTTGAGGATGAGCTGTTCGAGCTTCTGAAAAAGATACCTTGATGGTTTGAAGAAGTGTTAGTCATGTCTTACCTTGATTTCCGATTGAGCTTCATTCAGGATAGCACTTTGATAGTTGAGCTGATTGGTTGTTACCTggtaaaacaaatatttacgGTAATGAACAGCAAAATCTAGGAACTTTTTATGTAAGCTCTCATAAGGAAGCTTCTGGAATGACATTGTTAGCCTATAAGCTCAATAACCTAAAACCCCACTTACCAAATGATCGTCCTGCTCCTTTTTGAGCTTTGCCTCCAGGCTGCTAAGGATCTCCTTGTTTGAAGACTGTTCCTCGCTCTTGCTTGATGCTGGATGCTCTTTGGCCCGGGCCTTATTGCTGGCCTGAAAGCTTGGATTGTAGCTTAGCTAGTTAGAACTAGCCCACCTTGAATTCAAGCGCTTGGTCCAAAATCTGCTGCGCCAGTTTGCACATATCGTTTTGATGCTCTTTTTCCTTTACTTTCCATTCTCCaatcaacttttcaatttccttctTCTGTTTACGAAGTTGGCGGTGACGGATCTCCTGAAAACACATCAAATTGGTTACGGGGTTTTCTCTATAATTCCCCTTACTGTATGCGCATCCCTCTCATAGTCCAGCACAGAATTCAAAAGTTCTGCATGATCCATTGCTTCCTGAGCAATCAGGGAAGCCTTCTCTCTGATAGAATCCATGTACTCCAACTTTTTCAGAGGATCCTGCTCCGCGTCTAGTTGCTTGTTAAGCTCACGAATCTCATTTTGAGCTACTTTGATTCTTTCAGACTTGATTATCTGAATTGGGCAGGTTTCGTCAAGCTTGAAGTGGTTGACATTCCTTTTGCAAACGTCCTTTTTTGCCTCCTGCTCGGGCTCTTCAGCCGCCATTTTTTCAATCCTCTCcttcaatttctcaatttcccgATTC containing:
- the sra-21 gene encoding Serpentine receptor class alpha-21 (Partially confirmed by transcript evidence); protein product: MSQLTAEELDSQKCASEGLTSVLTSITMKFNFLFITTVILLSYCFTWLAIRALWKNNIFSNSTRLILIACLLNSVVHQTTMLESRMRQTYRSFVFASEPCNLLYRSSDCVFELHSYYLTGYFSTYSVCSLAFDRLVSHYKSKFYHTHQYFIAVSLLVLQLLLTLVSFYIAYYGVHLAGYVPVCIHYPRLAVHYSTVNTVRTVVMVCCLVVTGFIYYLSVKSEKQIQKSSYSPGKRYTAYENVTTSQSVCILIVLKLFCNMLSSIGINLLLLMGEVVSEGTFVLVALFLPGVTYANLCLPLVIYFKTKLIIRNRKFRIAVMTSMYGDAGEHIDRLKKSWE
- the sra-22 gene encoding Serpentine receptor class alpha-22 (Partially confirmed by transcript evidence); translated protein: MNKTAEDLLDSLKCASKDLSSALTSVTIKFNCIFISTIVLISYCFILLAIQALLRHNIFSNSTRLILIVCLLNSVVHQTTMMETRVRQIYRSFLFASDPCKLLYRSSDCVVDLYFFFLTGYFSTYSVFSLTSDRLVSHYKSKFYHTHQYFIAISLLVIQLLLTLVSFYIAFYGVSLAGYVSVCIQYPKAAVQYGTINTVRTMVMVCCLIVTGFTYYLSVKSEKQIQKISYSPGERYSAYENITTSQSVCIFIILQLSCVMLTSIGMNLLLMMGEAMSEGTFTTIALFLPGITYANLCLPLVIYFKTKLTIRNRKFRIAVMTSMYGDAGEHIARLKKSWE
- the sra-23 gene encoding Serpentine receptor class alpha-23 (Predicted), with translation MNKTAEELLDSLKCASDGLASALTSVTLKFNCAFISTIVLISYCFSWLAIQALWNNNIFSNSTRLILIVCLLNSVVHQTTVMETRITQIYRSIVFASEPCEILFRSSECEIELYFYYLTNYFSTYSVFSLTFDRLISHYKSKYYHMHQYFIAISLLVLQFLLAILSFYIAYHGVPLAGYVPMCNYYPKMAVHHITINDVRTVVMVSCIIVTGFAYYLSVKSEKQIQKCSYSPGERYSAYENVTTSQSVCILIVLQFSCTMISSFGVNLLLMMQEAVSEETFTKVGAFLPGVAYANLCLPLAIYFKTKLTIQNRKLRIAVMISMYGDVGEHIARLKKSWEY
- the sra-24 gene encoding Serpentine receptor class alpha-24 (Predicted) gives rise to the protein MNKTAEEIVESRRCASEGLTNALTSITVKMSSVLVVTVILLSYYFARLAIRTLWKNNIFSNSTRLILLVCLLNSIIHQTTMLEIRIRQIYRSIVFASEPCRLPFHFTECEVELFVYYLTTYFSTYSVFSLAFDRLISCYTPKYYLSHQYYVSIFLLFIQLIFTLGTYYVGLYGVPPLGYEPFCNYAPKLATNFVKINDFRTLIMGICIIVTVFVYYLSVKSEKQIQQTSYSPGERYIAYENVAASQSVCILIVLQFACILISSLGVNYLRIFKSTLSDEEYNKLAPFFVGVTYANLCLPLVIHCKTKLTIRNRKLRIGVMTSMYGDVGEHINRLKKSWE
- the T06G6.3 gene encoding Coiled-coil domain-containing protein 146 (Confirmed by transcript evidence), which codes for MTESWSQVFNNPISAADYFFAESLKLQQRNNLLEMEVVEEKAANTMLRNDLKNCKGMLKEQEELLAAEKRKSPVPGDQESEDTTVYLSRGICMMHREWMLERKEQQDKLLLLSGSLEMERQQTAETCEIITMLEAELEQEQADAKKKQKSLNREIEKLKERIEKMAAEEPEQEAKKDVCKRNVNHFKLDETCPIQIIKSERIKVAQNEIRELNKQLDAEQDPLKKLEYMDSIREKASLIAQEAMDHAELLNSVLDYERDAHTEIRHRQLRKQKKEIEKLIGEWKVKEKEHQNDMCKLAQQILDQALEFKASNKARAKEHPASSKSEEQSSNKEILSSLEAKLKKEQDDHLVTTNQLNYQSAILNEAQSEIKKLEQLILKNSEELESLQTWKSDSTIREQNLMDENCKQYVDICDLQNTIRGLRFADTRWMEEHLKLNEQVDSMKQGFELVDTGYGPTQGTFGVVEKKKAEEEVTVEEEDYEEW
- the T06G6.3 gene encoding Coiled-coil domain-containing protein 146 (Confirmed by transcript evidence); protein product: MTESWSQVFNNPISAADYFFAESLKLQQRNNLLEMEVVEEKAANTMLRNDLKNCKGMLKEQEELLAAEKRKSPVSWERSLTPDKKNRDDLMDSVVLERMNIVPGDQESEDTTVYLSRGICMMHREWMLERKEQQDKLLLLSGSLEMERQQTAETCEIITMLEAELEQEQADAKKKQKSLNREIEKLKERIEKMAAEEPEQEAKKDVCKRNVNHFKLDETCPIQIIKSERIKVAQNEIRELNKQLDAEQDPLKKLEYMDSIREKASLIAQEAMDHAELLNSVLDYERDAHTEIRHRQLRKQKKEIEKLIGEWKVKEKEHQNDMCKLAQQILDQALEFKASNKARAKEHPASSKSEEQSSNKEILSSLEAKLKKEQDDHLVTTNQLNYQSAILNEAQSEIKKLEQLILKNSEELESLQTWKSDSTIREQNLMDENCKQYVDICDLQNTIRGLRFADTRWMEEHLKLNEQVDSMKQGFELVDTGYGPTQGTFGVVEKKKAEEEVTVEEEDYEEW